Part of the Halostella litorea genome is shown below.
CCAGCGACGAGATCCGGCGCGCGGCCGCCGACTTCGACGGGCCGACGGTGGCACACGCCAAGGACATCTGCGCCAGCGGCGGCTACATGATCGCCTGCGGCTGCGACGAGTTCGTGGCCCACCGCGACAGCCTCGTCGGCAGCATCGGCGTCATCGCCAACCAGCGGAAGTTCTCGGATCTTGCCGACCGCTACGGCGTCGAACTGGAGCGTTTCACCGGCGGGGAGTACAAGGACACGATGGACCCGCTGAAGTCCCTCTCCGAGGACGAGCGGGCGTACTTCCAGGGCGTGATCGACAGCAGTTACGAGAGCTTCGTCGACCTGGTCGCCGAGGCCCGTGACGTCGACCGCGAGTTCGTCGACGACACGGAGGCGCGCATCTACCACGGCCGGCAGGCCGCCGAGAACGGCCTCGTGGACGCGCTCGGGGACCGCGACGACGTGGAGGCGCGCCTCGCGGACCGGGCGGGCCTGGACGAGGTGGCGGTCGAGCGGTTCGAGCCGGACCGCGGGATCGGCGAGCGGCTGAGCGTCGGCGCGCAGGCCGTCGCCCGGGCGTTCGGGCGCGGCGCGGCGAGCGTCGTCGCCGACCGGGACGGCTCCCTCGTGGAGTTTCGCGTGAAGTAATACCGTTCGCCCTCACTGGTCACCGGTTATCGCCGGTGGCGGTGCGGGCGATAACCGGTCGTTGGCGAGAGCGAACGGTATAAGTCGAGGGTTTTTATCCTCCGGCCGTGTTGTCGGAGCTACCGTGACCACGCTCGTGGTGTGTGTCGACCGCACGGACGACATCGGCCGGAAGGCCGGCCTCCGGACGCCGGTGTCGGGCTGGGAGGCCGTCCACTCCCTCGTCACCGACGTCGGCCTCGCGGACCCGGAGGACTCCAGCGTCAACTCGCTGCTGGAGGCCCTGCGGGTCACCCGCGACCTGCGTGACGACGACCAGGACGCCGTCGTCGCCGTCGTCTCGGGCGGGACCGAGAACGTCGTCGGCGCGGACCGGTCGGTCGCCCGCCAGCTCGACGCCCTCATCGAGGAGCACGACCCCGACTCGGCGGTCGTCGTCATCGACAGCGCACAGGACGAGCGGCTGGTCCCTATCGTCGAGAGCCGCCTCCGGGTCGACTCGGTCGACCGCGTGGTCGTCCGGCAGGCCCGCGACATCGAGTCGACGTACTACCTGCTGAAGCAGTTCCTCGCCGACGAGGAGCTCCGACAGACCGTCCTCGTGCCGATCGGCCTCGCCCTCCTCGTCGCGCCGGTGCTCTCGGCCTTCGCCGGGCCGGCGATCGCCGTCTCCTCCATCACCGCTGTCATCGGGCTGTTCCTGCTGTACAAGGGCCTCGGCGTCGACGAGTACCTCACCGAACTCGCGGTCCGCGTCCGGGAGTCGCTGTACTCCGGCCGGGTGTCGATCGTCACCTACGTCGTCGCCGTCGGGCTGTCGCTCATCGGCGTGTTCGTCGGCGCGCTCGGCGTCTCCGATCTCTCCGGCCAGGAGAGCGTCCTCCTGCAGGCGATGCGGTTCGCCCACGACAGCGTCCCGTGGCTGGCGACCGCCGCCCTGGCCGCGAGCACCGGCCGCCTGCTCGACGTGGCGATACAGGAGGACAGCGTCCGCAGTTCCTACCTGAACATCCCCTTCGGGGTCCTCGCCGTCGGCCTCGTGATCCGGGGGTTCTCCGCGTACTTCCTCGAACGCGCCGACCTGCTGCCGCCGTTTGCCGTCCCCCGGCTCGAACTCGGGGTGGTGTCGGTCGAGCCGTTCGCGCTCTCGCCGGGCGAGCACCTTGCCATCTTCGTCGTTGCGGGCGTGCTCGTCAGCCTGATCGGCGTCCGGGTCGCCACCTACCTCGGCGGGACGAGCATCGACGAGGACGAACTGCCCGGCGGCGGGCCGTAGGCGGGACCGCGGCGATCCGGGCGTGTGCCGTCGCCAGCAGTCCGTAGCTGGTTTATCCGCGGGATGCGAGGCGGAGGTATGAACGACAGCGGAGCCTGGGTGAGCCTCTTCTCCGGCGGCAAGGACTCCTCGTGGGCGCTGTACCGGGCGCTCGAACGCGACCTGCCGGTCGAGCGGCTCGTCACCGTCCACCCGGGCGAGGACTCGTACATGTACCACGTCCCCGCGACCGACCTGGCGGCGCTGGCCGCGGAGAGCGTCGGGATCGAACTCGTCGACGTCGACCCGGGCGACCTCGACGCGGCGGCCGCGGCCGACGCCGGCGCGCAGGGCGACGCCGAACTCGAACCGCTGGAGGCCGCGCTGGTTGCGCTCGACGACGAACTCGACGGCGGGGTCGCGGGCGTCACCGCCGGGGCCGTCGAGAGCGAGTTCCAGACCAGCCGGATCGAGGCGATGTGCGAGCGCCTCGGCGTCGAACTGTTCGCCCCGCTGTGGCAGCGCGACCCCGAGACGCTCGCCGAGGCGATGATCGACGCCGGCTTCGATATCCGGATCGTGCAGGTCGCCGCGTACGGGCTGGACGAGTCGTGGCTCGGCCGGACGCTCGACCGCGAGGCGCTTGCCGATTTGCGCGAACTACACGACGAGTACGGCGTCCACGTGCTCGGCGAGGGCGGCGAGTTCGAGACGCTGGTGACCGACGGCCCGCACATGGACCGCCCGATCGAACTGGACTACGAGACGGAGTGGGAGGGGTCGCGGGGGACGCTGCGGATCACGGACGCGCGGCTGGGGTAGCGAAGCGAAACGCACCGAGCCACGGCCGACAACGCCTTACTCGCCGTTCCGGATCTCGGTGTGTGCGCCGATGAGCGCGCCGGCCAGGTCGAGGTTGTGGAGGTCGGTGTCGCGGTCGATGATCGAGTTGCGCACGTCGGTGCCGTGTAACGTCGCGTCGGAGAAGATGATCGAGGAGTCGACGTGCGAGTCGACGATTTCGGCGCCGGACATGACGTGGACGTTCTCCCCGACCGTGCTGTCCTCGATGGTCGCGTCCGGGGCGATCCGGTTGTCGCCGTTCAGGTGCCAGGCGACGGCGTCGAGGTAGCTCTCGGGGGTGCCGATGTCGAACCACGCCTCGTCGAAGGCGAAGGCGTACACCGGCTGGCGGTCCTGCAGCCACTGGACGAACCAGCCCGGCTCGTCGGGGTTGTTCCCGCTCTCCAGATACTCCTCCAGTGCACCGAGCGTGTCGGCGGTGAAGGCGTAGCAGGCGATGGAGACGAGCGTGCTGTTCGGGTCCTCCGGCTTCTCCTGGAAGTCGACGACGCGGTCGCCCTCCAGTTCGACCAGCCCGTACGACTTCGCGCGCTCCTTCGACCCCACGTCGTAGGCGGCCAGCGTCGGCTCCCCCTTCTCCTGGAAGAAGTCGACGAACTCGGCGACGTCGAAGCTGATCAGGTTGTCGCCCGCGATGACCAGCAGGTCGTCGTCGACGCCCTCGCGGTCGACCAGCTGGGCGAGCGCGCCGACGACGCCGAACTTCTCGTCCTCCTCCTCGGTGTCCTCGATCGAGAGCGTCGGCTTCTCGAACCCGCTGTCGGCGAGGTGCTCGCGGAAGTCGTCGGCGAACCGCTCGTTCGTGCTGACGTACACGTCGTCGATCCGGTCGTCGCCCTCCAGTTCGGCGAATATCTGGTCGATGACCGTCGCGTCGCCGATCGGCAGGAACATCTTGGGCCGATTCTTCGTGATCGGCCAGAGTCGAGTGGCGTAGCCTCCCGCAAGCACGACTGCGTCCATACCCGGAGCGACGACGGCGCGTGGTAAGTCCTTTATCCTTCCTGGCAGTCCGACCGCGGGCCGAGCGAGGCGGGAGCACCAGCTTCTATTACCCCGGGCCGCGTTGCCGGAAGCAGTAGATGAGATCGGAAACGGAGTTGCGGGCACGGATCGACGCCCTGGAGGAGAAGTACGACGCGAACGACCCGCCGACGACGCCCGTCGAGGACGAGATGGAAGTCGAACTGCTGCGGGCCATCGCGGAGCTCGAGTGGGCGCTGGGGGAACGCGACGAGCCGCCCTACTTCACGAAGTGACGCGGGCGGCGCTCCGTCGGTCGTCGATCGTCCGTCGACGCGCCGACGGACGCCTCAGAAGGTCTCCTCGATGATCTCGCCGACCGCGAAGTTCGACTTGACCTCCGTCACCTCGATCTTCACGCGCTCGCCGACCTCCGCGCCGGGGACGATGATCACGTAGCCGCGCTCGACGCGGGCGATGCCGTCACCCTGCTTGCCGATGTCCTCGATCTCGACGTAGCGGGTCTCGCCGACCTCGACCGGCGGCTGGGGCTCGGGGGGCGCGCCGGAGGACGACTCCTCGGACTCGGAGGCGTCCTCGCTGGAGATGAGCGCGACGCGATACGTCCCGCCGGCCTCGACCGCGCCGGTTTCGACCTCCCGGCGCGGTACCTCCACGACGTACTTGTCGTCCTGAACGGACACGTCGGCACTGAACAGACACAGGAGTTCATCAGATATTTCCAAGGTCAAACCTCCAGCATGTACCTCGGATTCATCCGTTAAAGAAGTACCGCCGCCGCTCAGCGGTCCCGCGGCGTGCCGTCGGCGGACTTCGCGCCCTCGGAGTCGTGGACGACGACTTCACCCGGGCCCGCCTCGACCGGTTCGTACGTATCCCGGACGGCGATCGCCTCCTCGAGTTCCCGGACCGCGCGTTCCTTGAGGGCCACGGCCAGGTCCTCGGCGTCCTCGCGGGAGATGTCCCGGCCGAGCCCCTCGCACTCGTGAGCGCGGAGCAGCCCCGACCCGTCGCCGGCGTCGCCGTCCGGTCGTTGCCCGTCCACGGGGACGCTGTCGACCGCCTCGCCCATGGGCTGGCTGGTGCCGGCCAGCGCGACGCTGAACGGGTACGTCCGGCAGATCAGCGGGCGGTCCTCGTGGACCGTGCAGGCCCCGGTTCCGTCGTCGTCCTCGGCGTAGAACGCGCAGTCGCCACAGCCGTCCGTCTGGAGCGCCCACTCGAACGTCTCGCCCTCGGGGCCGTCCGGGCCGTCGGTCAGCCCGTACGGCATCGGCCGGGCGACGTCGCGCCAGTCGCGTTCCCCGTCCTGCAGGTCCCGCACCTCGTCGGGGAACACGGTCGCGGTGTGTGGGTCCTCGTCGTCGGCCTTGCAGCAGGCCCCGCAGCGCGTGCACTCGAAGCCGATGGACTCGACGGCGTCGGCCAGCGCCGCCACGTCGAGGTCGCGGGCGCGCTCCAGTTCGGCTTCGAGGCTCTCCATGCCCGACGGTACGTCCGGGGCGGCAAAAGGAGCGCGGTCGGGGACCAGCCGCCGAACCCCCTCGAACCCGACGGCTGTGGTCCGGCCGTGACTCACCGCGGCGTCGCCCGCTCGCCGTCCCACGCGACCACGCCCTCGACGGCGAGTTTCTCCAGGTGGGCGCGGACGGTGCCGGCCGCCAGGTCGCGGACGCCGGTCAGGTCCTTCGCGTAGGCGGCGTCGACCACCTCGTCGACGGTCCGCGCGCCGTCCGCGACGGCCCGGCGCACCTTCCGCTCGCGGTCCGTGCGGTGGGCGAGGAGTCGCGCCAGGGTCTCGCGGACCGCGTCGATCACGGGGCCGTGACCGGGGAGCAGTCGGGCGGGGTCACGGGCGTACAGCCGGCGGAGCGCGGTGAGGTAGCCCCGGAGGTCGCCCTCCGGCGCGGCCACCGCGACGCTCCCCTCGGCGACGGCGAGGTCCCCGGCCAGCACGTCGTCGCCGGCGACGAAGGCGACGTGGTCGGGCGCGTGGCCGGGCGTGTCGAGGACGGTGACGCCGCCGGCCGCCGGGATCACGGTCCCCTCGCGGAACGTCTCATCGGGGGCGACGCCGGTTGCCCGCTCGAACCGCTCGGCGCGGCCGGCGCGGCACCAGACCGTCGCGTCGCAGCGGGCGGCGTACTCGGCGACGCCGCCGATGTGGTCGGGGTGTGCGTGCGTGACCGCGACGTGGGCGACGTCGCGCGCCTCGATGGCGGCGTCGAGGTCGTCGGTCCGCGCGGCGGGGTCGACCAGCAGGGCGGCGTCGCGGCCGACGAGGTAGGCGTTCGTCGTCCCGCCGGGCGCGCCGGCCGCCGGAACGGCGACGCGGTCGATAGCGTCCATGCTCGTCGTTGGGTGGCTGGGGGTAAGAAAACCGACGGAGTCGGTTCGTTCGGATCGCTGACCGATCCGGGAGAAGGTTGATCAGTTGTTCAGGAAGTACACCTGCTTCCGCGCGTCCTGGAAGGAGTACCGGGAGTTGACGAGGTCGTCGTCCTCCAGGCGGTTCAGCGCGTAGCGGACGGTCCGGTCGGGCAGCAGCGACTCCTCCGCGAGCTGGCCCTGCGAGAGCGGCGCGTCCGATTCCAGGACTTTCGCCACGAGTTTGGCACTCGGCGGGAGCTCGCGGAGGCGGTCGCGAAACTCCGTGTCCGACAGCGGTGTCTCCTCGGTATCCTTCGAGCGGTCGTCCGTCGCGCTGGTGCTCATGGCACCCACTCGGCAAACGTTGTAAGTAAAGCTTGGCTATATGGGGGTTCAAACAATGTGCACAATATTAGGTGTATCATTATCATATAAGGTGTCGTCTCGACACCGTTTTTTCCGACCCGGACCTCGCCCCAACCGTGGTCGAAATACCAGCCTCCCACCGCGACCTGTTCGAGAAGGAGACGTTCGCACACTTCGTGACACAGGAGGACGACGCGACCCCACACGTGACGCCGGTGTGGGTCGACTACGACGCCGACGCGGGCGAACTCCTGGTCAACACCGCCCGCGGGCGGCGGAAGGAGCGAAACGTCCGGGACAACGGGACCGTCGCGCTGTCGATGCTGGACCCCGACGACCCGTACCGCTACCTCTCGGTCACGGGGACCGTCGAGGAGGTCACCACGGAGGGAGCGGTCGAACACATCGACCGGCTCGCCGAACGGTACATGGGCGTCGACGAGTACCCCAACCACGGCGAGGAGTCCGGCGAGCGCGTCATCATCCGGATCCGGCCCGACGAGGTCCGCACCGGCGGCGAGTAGCGCCCGCGGACGGCGGCCGGAACCCGTCCACCGCGGCGCGGGACCGCTCGAAGCGCCGGACCGGGTCGGCGGAACGACTCCAGTACCGTTTTATTCCAGGGGCGAGGAAATCACCACAGCGTGAAGGGACAGGAGTGGTATCAGGAGTCCGACGTCGCCGAGGAGTACGACGAGAAGCGGTTCTCCCGCGGGGGGCGACTCATCGACCGCCGCGAGAAGGAGGCGGTCCTCGACGCCGTCGGCCCCGTCGACGACAAGCGCGTCCTCGAGATAGCCTGTGGCACCGGCCGGTTCACGGTCATGCTCGCGGAGCGCGGGGCCGACGTGGTCGGACTCGACATCTCGGGGCCGATGCTCCAGCAGGGGCGGGAGAAGGCCCGCTCGGCCGGCGTCGACGACACGCTGGAGTTCATGCGCGGCGACGCCGCGCGCCTGCCGTTCCCCGACGACCACTTCGACACCGTGTTCGCCATGCGGTTTTTCCACCTCGCGGACACCCCCGCGGCGTTCCTGAGCGAGATGCGCCGCGTCTCGAAGGACCAGGTGTTTTTCGACACGTTCAACCGCTTTAGCACCCGGAGCATCTACAACTGGCTCCTCCCGATGGGGTCGCGGCTCTACTCCCGCTCGGAGGTCGAGTCGCTGCTGGCGAAAGCCGACCTCCGACTCGTCGGCGACGAGCACGACTTCGTCCTCCCGTACGGCTTCTACCGCAAGATCCCTAACAGCCTCGCCAGCACCGTCCGCGGCATCGACACCGGGATCGGCCGCTCGCCCGTCGGCGACAGCCTCGCCTCCGTCTCCTACTGGAACGCGTCGGTCGAGTGACGCTTTTGGGGACCATCCAATGATCTTTTAACCGCTGTTGGACCTATAGGACCGTATGGAGCTCTCGGTAGTCGTTCCGACGCTCAACGGCCGAGAGCGACTGGAACGGTGTCTCGACGCGCTCGCCGACCACGCCCCCGACGCCGAGGTGGTCGTGGTCAACGGCCCGTCGTCGGACGGGACGACGGGGATGGTCCGCGAGCGCGACGACGTGGACCTCCTGCTCGAGATATCGGACCGCAACGTCAACGTCGCCCGGAACGCCGGCATCGAGGCGTCGACGGGCGAGGCCGTCGCCGTGCTCGGCTACCGGCTCGCGGTCGAGCCGTCGTGGTACGACGCCGTCGAGTCGACGCTTTCCGACGGGGCCGACGCGGTCACCGGCCCGACCCACCGCACGCTCCGCGCGGGGATGACCACCGAGGACGAGGAGACCCGGACGTACGCCGGCCGGTCGGTCACCTTCTTCAACGGGAACAACGTCGCGTTCGCCCGCGACGCCGTCGAGGCGATCGACGGCTTCGACGAGTACCTCGAACGCGGCGGCGCGCGGGACGCCTCCCACCGCCTCGCCGGCGCGGACCGGACCGTCGCCTGGACGCCGGAGATGAGCGTCCGCGGCGAGTACGGCACCGACGGCGGCCGCACGGAGCACGACTGGGGGTGGCGACACCGCTCGCTGGCCTACCAGCTTTGCAAGAACTACGGCGTCCACCACTGCGTCCCCCGGCGGATGGCCGGCCTCGCAGTTTCCGACGCCGTCGCGGTCGCCAAGGACGTGGTCCGGGGCGACGTGGAGCCGTCGGCGTGGCTCGGCAACGGCCGGAGCGTCCTGCGCGGCATCGTCGCCGGCAGCAAGGACGGCTTCGCCGCCCGGTCGCGCGACGGCGACGGCAACCCCAACGGGCTGGCCGACCGCCACGACCGCGTCGTCGAGCGGTACGACTGGCGCTAACGACCTTTTTTCGCCTCGGGTCGCCTGCGGCGACCGCTCGGCCAAAAAATGTCGATCAAAAAAGGCCGCGAGCGCCGGAGCGCTCGCGGATGCTCGCTGCTGACTAATCGCTGCCAGCCTGCCCTCCCCCGGGTTGGACGGCTCGGCCCGCGGCGGGGCCTCGCCGCCCGCCCGGCCGTCGAGCGGTGTGAGGTGTGAGAGCTGCCACCTACTCTTCGAACCCGTCCTCCCACCGGAACCGGCCGTTCCGCTGGATCACTTCGCCGTCGACCTCAAGGCGGGCGTCCTCGCTCGTGTCCGTGATCATGTCGACGTGAACGGCGCTGTCGTTGCCGGATTCGCCCTCGGGCAGGTTGCTGTCGTAGGCGCGGCCCAGCGCCAGGTGGACCGTCTCGCCCATCTTCTCGTCGAACAGGATGTTGTCGGTGACGCGGTCGATGCCGCGGTTCATGCCGATCCCGAGTTCGCCGAGGCGGCGCGACCCCTCGTCGGTTTCGACGATGTCGCCGACCACGCTCTCGCCCTGCGCGGCCTCGTAGTCGACTACCTCGCCGTCCTCGAAGGTGAGGCGCACGTCGCGGACGGCAGTGCCCCGCAGCGTCATCGGCACGTCGAACAGCACCTCGCCCTCCGTCGCGTACGGCGCGGTGAACACTTCGCCGCTCGGCAGGTTGTGGGAGTCGTAGGCGACCGAGGCGGCGCTGTTGACCGCCGTACGCCCCTCGATCGACATCGTCAGGTCGGTGCCATCCTTCACGAGGCGGACCTCGCTCCCCGCGTCCAGCACCTCCTTCATCCTGGCCATCTCGTCGGCGAGCGACTCCCAGTCACGCAGGACGGCGTCGTACACGAAGTCCTGATACGCCTCGTAGGACATCCCGGCCTGCTGGGCCAGCGAGCGCGTTGGATGCAGCGTCGACACCCAGTCGGTGTCCAGCCGGGCCTCGCCGACTCCCTTCATCGCTTCCCGGGACGCTCCGCGGCGCTCGCTCGGCACGTCGGCCATCGCGGCCCGGTTCCGGCCGCCGCCCAGGGAGAGGACCGCGTCGGCGTTCTCGTACATCGCCAACTGGTGGGCCGGGTCCGCGTCGAACTCGCCGTCGTGTGCGTTGAGATACGCCCGGCGCACCTCGCCGGAGGAGTACGTCGCGAGGAGGTTCGCGCCGCGCTCCCCGAGTTTCTCCGCGACGGCGACCGCCAGGTCGTGGGCCGCCGGGCCGACGGAGACGACTACGTTGTCGCCGTCCTCTATCCGCGCGCTCCAGTCAACGAGCACCTCGGCGTGCTCGCGAACCCTGTCGTCCATACTCGCCCCTGTGCCGGCGGCGGTAAAAGAACCGGCGGGATCCACCCGGCGACGGCGGCCACCGGGCGAGGACCGGGAGGTGTCCCGACGAAAACAGGAAACGGGCGGAAGGTTTTACATCCGCGACATCAACGTTAACGATGGACAATGACAAACCTAGTACGGAACGTCGGCGAGGTGGCCGCCGAGCGGCCCGAGTCGACAGCGGTACACTTCGACGGAACCGACGTCAGCTACGGCGGGCTCTGGCACCGAACCGGGCAGTTCGCGGCGGCGCTGGCCGAGAGGGGCATCGAGCCGGACGACCGCGTCGCCGTGTACCTGCCGAACCTGCCGCAGTTCGTCACGGCGTTCCACGGCACGCTCCGGGCCGGCGGCGTCGTGGTGCCGATGAACCCGCAGTACAAGTCCCGGGAGATCGGCCACCTGCTCGGCGACAGCGGGGCCGAAGTCGTCGTGGCGCTGGCGGACCTCGCGCCGTTCGTCGAGGAGGTGCGCGACGACACCGCCGTCGAACACCTCGTTACGGTCGGCGGCGAGGCCGACGCGGGGACGCCGTTCGAGGCGTTCCTCGCCGACGAGCCGGCGGACGTGGTCGAGCGCGATGACGACGACGTCGCGGTCCAGCCGTACACGAGCGGTACGACGGGCCAGCCGAAGGGGGTCCAGCTCACCCACCGGAACCTCGACTCGAACGCGAACGTGGCGGCGGACCTGGTGCCGGGCGGGATCAAGCCCGACGACAGACAGCTCGGCGTCCTCCCGCTGTTCCACATCTACGGAATGACCGTCGTGATGAACGCGACGCTGTTCCGCGGCGGCGCGTACTACCCGCTCCCGAAGTGGGACGCCCAGCAGGCGGTCGGCCTGATCCAGAAGGCGGAGCTCACGATGATGCACGGCGTCCCGGCGATGTACAACGACGTCATCAACCAGCCCGACGCCGAGGAGTTCGACCTCTCCTCGCTGCGCCTCTGTGGCGTCGGCGGGGCCGGCATCCCGGCGGAGGTGCTCCGGCGGTTCGAGGAACTGTACGAGGCGACCATCTACGAGGGGTACGGCCTCACCGAAACCAGCCCCGTCACCCACTTCAACAGCCCCGAGGCCGGCCGCCGCGTCGGCAGCATCGGGAAGACGCTGGAGGGCGTCGACGCCCGCATCGTCGACGACGACTTCGAGACGGTCCCGCCCGTCGAGGAGGGACCGGTCGACGAGGACGAGGTGGACTTGGACGAGATCACCGGCGAACTCGTCGTCAGCGGCCCCAACGTGATGAAGGGGTACGCCGGCCTGCCGGCGGCCAACGAGGAGGCCTTCACCGAGGCCGACGGGCAGCGCTGGTTCCACACCGGCGACGTGGGCTACTACGACAAGGACGGCTTCTACTTCGTCGTCGACCGGGAGAAACACGTCATCGTCAGCGGCGGCTACAACGTCTATCCGCGCGAGGTCGAGGAGTTGCTGTTCGAACACGAGGCGGTCGCCGAGGCCGCGGTCGTCGGCATCCCCGACGAGCGCCGCGGCGAGACGGTGAAGGCGTTCGTGGTGACCACCCCGGACGCCGACGTGACCGCCGACGAGATACGGCAGTACTGCCTCGACAACCTCGCGGAGTACAAACACCCCCGCGAGGTCGAGTTCGTCGACGAACTGCCCCGGACGACCACGGGGAAGGTCCAGAAGTTCGAACTCGTGGGTGACGACGAGTGAGACGGACTGCCGGACGAGGGGTCGCATGAGCGAGGCGGTCACGGTCGGCTACGACGACGGGGTCGCCACGGTGACGATCGACCAGCCGGGCACCCGCAACGCGCTGACCGAGGACGTCGCCCGCGGCCTGATCGACGCCGTCGACGACGTCGAGGGGAGCGACGCCCGCTGTCTCGTCGTCGAGGGCGCTGGCGACACGTTCTCCGCCGGCGGCGACGTGAACATGATGATCGAGGGGCTGGCCGGCGACGTGACGACGGCCGAGAAGGTGCGGATCGTCATCGAGTTGACGGGGCGGGCGGTCGCCCGCGTCGCGGAGTGCCCGCTCCCGACCGTGGCGAAGATAGACGGCGCGGCCTTCGGCGCGGGCGCGAACCTCGCCATCGCCTGCGACCTGCAGGTCGCCAGCGAGTCGTCGTCGGTGAGCTTCGGCTTCCGGAACGTCGGCCTCGCGGTCGACTCCGGCACCTCCTACCTCCTGCCGCGGCTCGTCGGCGAGAACGTCGCCAAGGAACTGGTGTTCACCGGCGAGCGCCTCCCCGCGGCGGAGGCGGCGGATCTGGGCGTGCTCAACCGCGTCTACCCGGACGACGAGTTCGACGAGCGGACCGCCGAACTGGTCGACCGGATCGCCTCGGGGCCGACCGTCGCCCTGCGGGCGTCGAAGCGCCTGCTGAACCGCGGCTCCGGGCGGTCGCTCCGCGAGGCCGTGGAGTGCGAGGCCGACGCGCAGGCGGCGGTGTTCGAGTCCGCGGACCACCGCGAGGGCGCGGAGGCGTTCATGGAGGGCCGCGACCCGTCGTTCGAGGGGCGGTAGCGCGCCCGACCCCGGCGTCAGGCCGCGAGGGCGCGCTCCGCCGCCGCCGCGGCGACCCGGACCGCCGCCAGCGGCAGGGCGACGAGGACGGCGGCCAGCGCCAGCGCGACGGCTGCCGCGCCCGCCAGGGGACCGCCGACGACGGCGGCCAACGCCAGCGCGGCGGCGGCGGAGAGGGCGGCGGCGGCGAACAGCGCGGTGACCGCCGTGACGGCCAGCGCCGCGTCGAGGACGGGCGGGGGCCGCCGGGCGCGGTCGGCGACGCCTTCGGCGGCGTCCGCGGCGGCGGCGGACAGTCGGTCGGCGAGCGGTGCGTCGTGTCGGTCTGAGTCGTGTCGTCGGAACATGGGTGTCGTGTGCGGGTTCGGTCGGCGAGCGATGCGACTCCGCGGGGTCGGCGCGGCGGTTCCGGCCGACCCAAGTCGGTCGGGACGGCGACGGTCCTCAGGTGGACCGTCGCGGGGTCAGGCGGCCCGGCCAGCCCCGAGGTAGGGCGGCCGGCCGTCCGTCGTGCGTGCGTCGGATCCGTGCCCCGGAAGCGTCACGGGGCGGGGGATATCGTGCATAGGCTCCCGGCAGGAGTCGAACCTGCCCCCTCGCGGTACCCCTGGGAGCGGCGGCGGTCACGCCGCGTCGGCGACCTCGACATCCGCCACGTCGGCGACGCCGAAGCCGTCGGCGAGCGTCTCGCGGGCGGCCGCGGCGTCGGCCGGCCGCTCGTCGAACGTCAGGCGGACGGCGACGCCCACCTGCAGGTCGTTCAGGGTCGGGGTGACGCCGGTCAGGCGGTCGACGTCGGCCTCGGCGACGCCGTCGACGCGTTCCAGCACGGTCTCGGCGTCGCGCTCCAGGGCCTCGCCGTCGCGGGGCACCCGCAGTTCGATCTCGGCGGTCACTGTCGCCGCGGGCATCTGTCTGGCCTGCATACTCCCCCGGCGCGAGTCGAACGCGCGGGTCCCGTGCGGGACGGTCCGGGGCCGCGGCGGGCTGCCGCGGCGGGGGTGGGGCGGTCGGTAGCGATACCTCTCCAGCGCCGTCGTGCTCGGCGACGGGCGGTGTCCGGGGACCGGACGGCCGTCGGCGGGAGCGCCAGCGGGGCGCGCGGGGCGGTCGCCACCGTCGCACGCCCGGGGCTCGCCGGGAAACGCCGTGAGGGGTCGGAGAACCGCGCTCGGCCCGACCCCCGTCGAGGGACGGACCCGTCCCCGGAACGGTGGAGTTCCGGAGAAACGGGCCGACCCTCGGCGGCGTCCTACGCGGCGAG
Proteins encoded:
- a CDS encoding winged helix-turn-helix domain-containing protein — encoded protein: MSTSATDDRSKDTEETPLSDTEFRDRLRELPPSAKLVAKVLESDAPLSQGQLAEESLLPDRTVRYALNRLEDDDLVNSRYSFQDARKQVYFLNN
- a CDS encoding PPOX class F420-dependent oxidoreductase, yielding MVEIPASHRDLFEKETFAHFVTQEDDATPHVTPVWVDYDADAGELLVNTARGRRKERNVRDNGTVALSMLDPDDPYRYLSVTGTVEEVTTEGAVEHIDRLAERYMGVDEYPNHGEESGERVIIRIRPDEVRTGGE
- a CDS encoding class I SAM-dependent methyltransferase; amino-acid sequence: MKGQEWYQESDVAEEYDEKRFSRGGRLIDRREKEAVLDAVGPVDDKRVLEIACGTGRFTVMLAERGADVVGLDISGPMLQQGREKARSAGVDDTLEFMRGDAARLPFPDDHFDTVFAMRFFHLADTPAAFLSEMRRVSKDQVFFDTFNRFSTRSIYNWLLPMGSRLYSRSEVESLLAKADLRLVGDEHDFVLPYGFYRKIPNSLASTVRGIDTGIGRSPVGDSLASVSYWNASVE
- a CDS encoding glycosyltransferase family 2 protein, which encodes MELSVVVPTLNGRERLERCLDALADHAPDAEVVVVNGPSSDGTTGMVRERDDVDLLLEISDRNVNVARNAGIEASTGEAVAVLGYRLAVEPSWYDAVESTLSDGADAVTGPTHRTLRAGMTTEDEETRTYAGRSVTFFNGNNVAFARDAVEAIDGFDEYLERGGARDASHRLAGADRTVAWTPEMSVRGEYGTDGGRTEHDWGWRHRSLAYQLCKNYGVHHCVPRRMAGLAVSDAVAVAKDVVRGDVEPSAWLGNGRSVLRGIVAGSKDGFAARSRDGDGNPNGLADRHDRVVERYDWR
- a CDS encoding aminopeptidase; amino-acid sequence: MDDRVREHAEVLVDWSARIEDGDNVVVSVGPAAHDLAVAVAEKLGERGANLLATYSSGEVRRAYLNAHDGEFDADPAHQLAMYENADAVLSLGGGRNRAAMADVPSERRGASREAMKGVGEARLDTDWVSTLHPTRSLAQQAGMSYEAYQDFVYDAVLRDWESLADEMARMKEVLDAGSEVRLVKDGTDLTMSIEGRTAVNSAASVAYDSHNLPSGEVFTAPYATEGEVLFDVPMTLRGTAVRDVRLTFEDGEVVDYEAAQGESVVGDIVETDEGSRRLGELGIGMNRGIDRVTDNILFDEKMGETVHLALGRAYDSNLPEGESGNDSAVHVDMITDTSEDARLEVDGEVIQRNGRFRWEDGFEE
- a CDS encoding long-chain-fatty-acid--CoA ligase, translated to MTNLVRNVGEVAAERPESTAVHFDGTDVSYGGLWHRTGQFAAALAERGIEPDDRVAVYLPNLPQFVTAFHGTLRAGGVVVPMNPQYKSREIGHLLGDSGAEVVVALADLAPFVEEVRDDTAVEHLVTVGGEADAGTPFEAFLADEPADVVERDDDDVAVQPYTSGTTGQPKGVQLTHRNLDSNANVAADLVPGGIKPDDRQLGVLPLFHIYGMTVVMNATLFRGGAYYPLPKWDAQQAVGLIQKAELTMMHGVPAMYNDVINQPDAEEFDLSSLRLCGVGGAGIPAEVLRRFEELYEATIYEGYGLTETSPVTHFNSPEAGRRVGSIGKTLEGVDARIVDDDFETVPPVEEGPVDEDEVDLDEITGELVVSGPNVMKGYAGLPAANEEAFTEADGQRWFHTGDVGYYDKDGFYFVVDREKHVIVSGGYNVYPREVEELLFEHEAVAEAAVVGIPDERRGETVKAFVVTTPDADVTADEIRQYCLDNLAEYKHPREVEFVDELPRTTTGKVQKFELVGDDE